The nucleotide window GCCGCCTTTTTCTGGTTCGATTCGCACAGGGTGACGGTCCAGCTCGGGCGGACAGTCTTGAGCACCAGCCCGGGCAGGCCCGCGCCTGAACCCAGGTCGAGGACTCTCAAGGGGCCTTGAGGCAGAAAAGGCAGCGGGGCCAGGCTGTCGGCCAGGTGCCGCACCACCGTATCGGCCGGGGTGGAGGGGCCGATGAGGTTGATCTTTTTGTTCCAGAGAATGAGTTCAGAGAGATAGGTCAGGAGCATGGAGACCTGGGCGTGGTCTAACTTAAGGCCCAGTTTTTGAGCGGCTTTGATGAGAAGCCTGTCCAGAGGCATGGCCTGCCAGTTTTTTTCTGTTTCACGTGAAACATTTCGGTGTGTCATAGTTTTATTTCATTTATTCAGGGGGGAGCTTTTTAATAAAAAGTTCCCCCCTGAAACCCCCCTCAAAAATTTTCAACAGGGGCTGCGGCGGCGTGTGTCGCCGCAGCCCTGACAGTTTTTTGGGAGGGGGCTTGGGGGAACCGTTTTTTTTCAAAAAAAGGGTTCCTCCAATGATTTCCCCCAACTCACTTACCCAGGCAAAATTTTTCAAAAATCCGGTCCAGGATCTCATCCGTAGTGGTCTGGCCGGTGATAAGGCCGATTGCGTCCAGGGTTGACCTGATCTCCAGGGCAATCAGTTCAGGCGCCAGGTCCTGTTTAAGGCCCTGGATGGCGCGCCTCAGAGGCGACCTGGCCTGCTGAAGCGCCTGTTTATGCCTGAGGTTTGGCGCCAGGTGAGGCACATGGTTCGGGCTGGTCCGGCCGCCGGTTACATTTTCAAAGATCTGGGCCTTCAGTTCGGCCAGGCCCTCGCCGGTCTTGGCGGAAACGGACAGGGCCGGAATCGAACCCAGGAGCTCCTGAGCCTCCGGCATGGAAAAGGCCGGGGCCAGGTCGGCCTTGTTCAGGACAGCAATGGTGTGATCGTTCCGGGTCAGGGAAAGGATGCGCCGATCCTCGTGGCTCAAGGGCTGGCTCCGGTCCAGGACGAACAGCACCAGGTCGGCCGCGGCCAGCCGGGCCGCGGCTCGCCGCTGTCCTTCGGCCTCAGCCTCGTCTCTGGCCGTTGCTTCCAGACCGGCCGTGTCTACCAGGGTCATGGGCACGCCTTCGATGAGGGCCTCGACCTCGATGACGTCCCGCGTCGTGCCCGGGGTGGGGGTAACGATGGCGCGTTCATCCCTGGCGAGCCGGTTCAGCAGGCTGGACTTGCCCACGTTCGGCCGCCCGATGATGGCGGCCTGAAGGCCCTCGCGATAGATGCGGCCGGATTCATAGGCCATAAGGAGCCTGTCCAGGGGCCCCAGAACCTCATCTGTCAATCTGCTCGCCGCCTCCGCGCCCTGGATGATCTCGGCGTCTTCGTCCGGGAAATCCAGGGCGACCTCAAGATGAGCCAGGACGTCAATTAGAGGTTCTTTGAGCGCTTCCACTTCCTGTTGGAGTTCGCCGCTGAGCTGGGCCAGGGCCAGGTCGGCCTCAGCCTGGCTGCGCGCCGCCACCAGTTCGGCCACGGCCTCGGCCTGGGAGAGGTCAATGCGGCCGGCCAGAAAGGCGCGTCTGGTAAACTCCCCAGGCTCGGCCATGCGGGCCCCGGCGGCCAGGACCAGGTCCAGGATGCGACGGGTTACGACCGGCCCGCCGTGCGCATTGATCTCAACCACATCCTCACGGGTGTAGGTGTGGGGGCTGCGCATACAGGAGCAGAGGACCTGATCCACGGCGCGGTTCGTTTCAGGGTCAACGATCTCTCCGAGGTAGAGCTTATGGAACGCAAGCGGATGGCGGGACCCGGTCGGCCGAAAAATTTTTGCAATAATGCTCAAGCTGTCCGGGCCGGAGAGGCGGACGATGGCGATGCCACCCGGGCCGACGGCCGTGGAGATGGCCGCGATGGTGGCGGAATGAGGGAGCCGTTCCATATCGTTGCCCGGGAGTCTTTTGCAGGGTTTTAGACCTTCCTGATGGACGGTCTAACCAGTCAGCCGTTCTTTTCTATTCTTTCGGGGCCTGTGACTCCAGTTCCTCAGAACCGTGATTCGTTTCAAGGTCGGTCAGCTCTTCCTGTGCCAGGGCGGATTCAGTATCTGGCATGGACGGGGCTTGAGCTTCAAAATCTCCGACCGGCTGTCGGTCTTGAGGGGCGCGGTCTGGGAAGATCATAATTTTCTTATAATTGCCTTCGCCCTTGCTGCGTGTCGTCAATCCCGATTCGTTTTTAAGGGTCAGGTGGACGATGCGCCGTTCCTGGGCAGAAAGGGCGCTGATGCTAACCGGCCGCCGGGTGCTGCGGGCCTTGTCGGCCATGCGGTGGGCCAGGTTGATCAAGGCGTCGTGCCGGCGGGTGCGATAATCGCCGGTGTCAACGATGACATGGCAGCGCTCTGCCTGGGAGCGGTTCACGATTTTGTTGACCAGGAACTGAAAGGCGTCAAGGGTTACGCCTTTCTTGCCAATGAGCAGGCCGCTGTTGTCTCCTTGAATATTAAGGATGATGCGGTCATTGATTCTGGAGACGGCCACCGAGGCCTCCAGAGGCATCCTTTCAAGGATACCTTCCAGAACCTCCCGGGCGTGGGTCATGGCTTCCTCTTCAGGGCCTTGATACACCTCCTCGCCGGGCCCGGGCACGGTAGGCGAAGTCAGCGCTGAAATATCTGGCTGAGGCCTGGGGCCTGGAATTGGTTCGGTCCGGTGCTCCGGCGCTCTCTTCTCCTTTTTAGGTCCCGGCCGGGGCGTCCGGGCGGTCGTGTCTGTGGCCGGAGCGGATGAAAAGGGCGGGGCTTCAGGTTTTTCAGGGGCCGCTTTGGGGGTCCTGGTTCCGGGCGGAGCGGAGAGCTTCTCTTCTATGGTGACCTTGATGCGGGCTTTTTTCCCGGATAGAAGTCCAAAGATTCCGGAAGTGCCGGTGGAAAGGATTTCAAAATTCAGTTCGTCCTTGGCCAGGTGTAATTGACTGCAAGCTTTTTCTATGGCCTCTTCAGTGGTTTTTCCTTCAAATTCGATTGTGGGCATATGAGCCTCCGTGTTCTAGGACGCGAATTTATTGGTGTAGAATTGTTGGCCGATGGTAAGCAGGTTATTGACCAGCCAGTAGAGAACCAATCCCGCGGGAAAGTTGAGAAAAATAACGGTGAAAAAGAGGGGCATGAACATCATGATCTTCGCCTGGGTGGGGTCCCCGGGCATGGGCTGCATTTTTTGCTGAAGAAACATGGTCGCGCCCATGAGCAGGGTCAGGACCGGGATGCCTGACGGTTCCTGCATAAAAGGGATCTGGAAGGCAAAGTTAAAAAGCCGGTCCGGAGCGGAAAGGTCCTGAATCCAGAGCCAGAAAGGCGCATGCCTCAGTTCGAGCGAGTAATCCAGGAGGCGATAGAGGGCGATGAAAACCGGTATCTGGATGGCAATGGGCAGGCAGCCCCCCACGGGGTTGACTTTATAACTCCGATATAACTGCATCATCTCCTGGTTCATGGCCTGCCGGTCATTTTTATATTTTTCCCGCAGTTTCACGACTTTTGGCTGGAGCTTTTGCATCTCCCTCATGGACTTTTGGCTTTTATGCGTCAGCGGAAAGAAAAGTATCTTAATGAGGATGGTCAGGACGATGATGGTGACCCCGTAGTTCTTCACATACTGGTGCAGCCAAAGCATGAAGACAAGAATAGGCTTGGCCAGGATATCGAACCAGCCGAAGTAGATCGAACGCACCAGCCCGTTGTTGAGCGACTTGAGCAGCTTGTAGTCCTTGGGGCCGTAATACAGGGCATAGCGGTAAGATTTCTCGGTGTGAGGCGCCAGCATGACCGCGGAGTTGATCAGGCTGAGGCGCAGTCCGCGTTCTCCGAGGGGAACGGCCTTGACCTTGGTCTTGTCCTGTCTTTCCGGCAGAGCCACGGCCAGGAAATACTGATCCTCATATCCGGCCCAGATCAGGGAGTAGTTGCCTTGCTTGATCTTGGCCAGCCCCTTCTCGATCTTGTCAATCTTTATTTCATGAAGGTCGTCGCCCACCAGGAGACCAAGTCCGGCGAAAGAGTAGCGTTTTTTTCGCTTAAACGCGCTGCTGGTCAGTTCGAGCACCAGGTTGTCGTCAATGGTCTCTGCGGACAGGTTGCGAAGCATCACCTCCAGGTCTATCAAATACGAGTCATGGTGAAAGGTGAAAACCTTGATTACTTCCAGGCCGTCCTTTGTTTCATGGGTGAAGGTCAGCCGCTGCCGCTGACGGGCGGAGTTGACGGTGATGGTTTCCCTGTCCGCAGAAAAATGGGCCCTGCCAAGTCCGGGCACCGAGTCAGCCAGGAAGTATGTTCGTAAAGGAAAATCCTGCGGCGACTCCACCGTGACCAGCTCCTTGGGCGGAGAACCCGGGCTGGTGTCTAGGCGGTATTTATCAAGGGTTAAACTGGTGAGACGGCCGCCGGTCTCGGTAAACCGGGCGGTGTAAAGGTCGGTTTTAACGATAACTTCCTTGGCGGAACGATAAACGGTCTCCTGGGGAAGGGGTTTGGTCGTTCGGGTCGGAAACTCCGTTTCCGCTGTTCGGGTGACCGGCGCAGCTCTTTCACCAGCGCGTTTAGCTATCTCTTCTGAAGGGACTGTAGTAGGCTCTGGGGCCTTAGGCTCAGGCCCGAAGAAATATGACCAGATGACAAAAACAGCAATGGAAAGGGCAAACGCCAGTAAAACTCTTTTTTCCATAAGTCGCTCCGTGTATGAACTCTCGAAACCAGCAAGACAGACAGCCCCTTGATTTACGGGACAGGGTCATAACCGCCAGGATGCCAGGGATGACACTTCAATAGCCTGATCGCAGTTAGCCGAAGCCCTTTCAATGGCCCGTACTTTTCCAGTGCCTGGCAGGCATAGCAGGAGCAGGTTGGATGAAAACGACAGCTCGGTGGGAACAAGGGAGAGATAAAATACTGATACGCCTTGATGAAATAAAGAAAGGCCTTTTTAAAGACCGTACTGACCATGATTCAATGAATCGCTTGCCTGATCAATTCTCTCTGTTCTCTTTCAAACGAGTCGGCGTCCATATCAGCAGCACCTCGGGAAACAATGATCAGCAGGTCAAGCCCT belongs to Deltaproteobacteria bacterium and includes:
- a CDS encoding class I SAM-dependent methyltransferase, with amino-acid sequence MPLDRLLIKAAQKLGLKLDHAQVSMLLTYLSELILWNKKINLIGPSTPADTVVRHLADSLAPLPFLPQGPLRVLDLGSGAGLPGLVLKTVRPSWTVTLCESNQKKAA
- the mnmE gene encoding tRNA uridine-5-carboxymethylaminomethyl(34) synthesis GTPase MnmE, whose product is MERLPHSATIAAISTAVGPGGIAIVRLSGPDSLSIIAKIFRPTGSRHPLAFHKLYLGEIVDPETNRAVDQVLCSCMRSPHTYTREDVVEINAHGGPVVTRRILDLVLAAGARMAEPGEFTRRAFLAGRIDLSQAEAVAELVAARSQAEADLALAQLSGELQQEVEALKEPLIDVLAHLEVALDFPDEDAEIIQGAEAASRLTDEVLGPLDRLLMAYESGRIYREGLQAAIIGRPNVGKSSLLNRLARDERAIVTPTPGTTRDVIEVEALIEGVPMTLVDTAGLEATARDEAEAEGQRRAAARLAAADLVLFVLDRSQPLSHEDRRILSLTRNDHTIAVLNKADLAPAFSMPEAQELLGSIPALSVSAKTGEGLAELKAQIFENVTGGRTSPNHVPHLAPNLRHKQALQQARSPLRRAIQGLKQDLAPELIALEIRSTLDAIGLITGQTTTDEILDRIFEKFCLGK
- a CDS encoding Jag N-terminal domain-containing protein, whose amino-acid sequence is MPTIEFEGKTTEEAIEKACSQLHLAKDELNFEILSTGTSGIFGLLSGKKARIKVTIEEKLSAPPGTRTPKAAPEKPEAPPFSSAPATDTTARTPRPGPKKEKRAPEHRTEPIPGPRPQPDISALTSPTVPGPGEEVYQGPEEEAMTHAREVLEGILERMPLEASVAVSRINDRIILNIQGDNSGLLIGKKGVTLDAFQFLVNKIVNRSQAERCHVIVDTGDYRTRRHDALINLAHRMADKARSTRRPVSISALSAQERRIVHLTLKNESGLTTRSKGEGNYKKIMIFPDRAPQDRQPVGDFEAQAPSMPDTESALAQEELTDLETNHGSEELESQAPKE
- the yidC gene encoding membrane protein insertase YidC; protein product: MEKRVLLAFALSIAVFVIWSYFFGPEPKAPEPTTVPSEEIAKRAGERAAPVTRTAETEFPTRTTKPLPQETVYRSAKEVIVKTDLYTARFTETGGRLTSLTLDKYRLDTSPGSPPKELVTVESPQDFPLRTYFLADSVPGLGRAHFSADRETITVNSARQRQRLTFTHETKDGLEVIKVFTFHHDSYLIDLEVMLRNLSAETIDDNLVLELTSSAFKRKKRYSFAGLGLLVGDDLHEIKIDKIEKGLAKIKQGNYSLIWAGYEDQYFLAVALPERQDKTKVKAVPLGERGLRLSLINSAVMLAPHTEKSYRYALYYGPKDYKLLKSLNNGLVRSIYFGWFDILAKPILVFMLWLHQYVKNYGVTIIVLTILIKILFFPLTHKSQKSMREMQKLQPKVVKLREKYKNDRQAMNQEMMQLYRSYKVNPVGGCLPIAIQIPVFIALYRLLDYSLELRHAPFWLWIQDLSAPDRLFNFAFQIPFMQEPSGIPVLTLLMGATMFLQQKMQPMPGDPTQAKIMMFMPLFFTVIFLNFPAGLVLYWLVNNLLTIGQQFYTNKFAS
- the yidD gene encoding membrane protein insertion efficiency factor YidD: MVSTVFKKAFLYFIKAYQYFISPLFPPSCRFHPTCSCYACQALEKYGPLKGLRLTAIRLLKCHPWHPGGYDPVP